GTACAAAACGAAGCGCCGGATGAACGGCCCCCGCCGCGTAAAGCAGCAGACACGGAACGGCCGCCGACAGAGCGGCCACTGTGATCCACATGAGCACTCCCGCCGTTATGAGCCGGCGCTTGTTATCCCTGCACACTTTTCTGGACAGATGTTCCAGAAAGGAGATAAACCGGCCTATAAGCCTGACCGGATGGTACAGCCATATCGGATCGCCGCATATGAGATCTAGTATAAATCCTGTCAGACAGGCCATCAATGTAATCATAAAACCTCTATCTCCGTAAACACAATTCTTCCCTGTTTCCATTCATCTTCGTCCAGGGTGACTGCATAGCCTCCGCCGTTCTCCGGCTGCCATTCGTAAAATCCCCGCTGCTTTGGATCAAAACGGGACAGGACCGCCATTATCGTACCCCCGTGCACGACCATGCCGGCGCGCGCGCATCCTTTTCTTATCAGACAGTCCGCCGCCCGGGAAAAGCCGCTGACACAGCGGTCCTTAAAGGCGTCATGGCTCTCGCCGCCCGGAAAGGGAAGTTCTCCTTTTGAGGCAAGCCACTCCCGGTAAACAGGCAGGTCTTTCAGTTCCTCATAATTGTGCCCTTCAAACAAACCGAAATCACACTCCCGCAGCTCGTCAAAAAGCAGGGGAGCTCTGCCCGCAAACAGCAGGGCGGCCGTCTGCACACACCGCTTCATCGGGCTTGCCGCCACATACTCCACACTGCCGTGGTCTTTCAGCCGCCCGCGCACTGTGCGCACCTGTATCTCCAGGTCTTCTCCGGCAAGTTCCTCGTCTGTCCGCCCCACATACCGCTTCTCTATATTGCCCGGCGTCGGAAAATGCCGGATCATCAAAATCTTCATAATATCCTCCCTGCCAGCACGATACACGTAAGCATGGCCAGTTCACAGACCTGCAGAAAATAACCGGCCAGATCTCCTGTGATGCCGCCAAACTGCCTGTCGCACACAGATCTGTAATAGAGAAAGCTCAACAGACCGGCCAGCACGGACGCTGCTCCCATCTTCTCGTCCAGTACAAGGGAAAGAACGGAAAACATAAGGATCAGCACGATCATCACGATGCGCACTCTCTTCCTGACAGCCGCAGCCTGAAAGGTACTGGCAAGGCCGGTATCTCTTGCCGCCTTAAATGTCACGACCGACAGTCCGCTGAGCGCTCTGGAAATGACATAACCGCAGCCGATCACCGGAAGCATGTCCGCCTCAGCCTCCGTCCACACCGCCACACTCCACAGAAGATAGCAGCACAGTCCGAGAATGGCGAATGCGCCTGTATGCGGATCCTTCAAAATGGCCAGCTTCTTCTCCCTGTCACCGTAGGAGCCAAGCGCGTCCAGCGTGTCCATGAAACCGTCCATATGAATCCCCCCTGTCACAAGTACAGGAAGCAGTGTCATCACGACGGCGAACAGGAACGCCCCCGCTCCCGCCCGCAGCAGAAGCATCCCGGAGACAACTTCAAAAACCCCGGATACCATGCCCACTGCCGGAAAAAAACACATAGCATACTTCATATTTTTCTCCTGCCACTCCACCCGCGGTACAGGAATTTTAGAATACATGGAAAACGCAATGAAGAATGATTCTAATATATACATAATGGTTCCTCTATTTTAACCTCTCATACTGTTCCACATTGATTTCTTCAAACGTGCTCATCCGGCTGTAAACGCTAAGGCCCATGTCGAGAAGCGGAAGCACCGCCACGGCGCCGCTTCCTTCTCCGAGGCTCATATCGCACGTCAGAAACGGCGACAGATGGAGCGCGTCGAGCAGCATTTTCCCCGCAGGTTCCTTTGACACGTGGGACGCAAGGATGTAATCGGCCGCCTCAGGAACGAGGCGTACCGCGCAGAGAGCCGCCACGGCTGAGATAAACCCGTCCACTACCACCGGCACATGCAGGAGCGCCCCGCCTAGATATACCCCTGTAAGGCCGGCGATATCCAGTCCGCCCACCTTGGAGAGCACATCGGTGACATCCTTTCTGTCCGGGCCGTGCAGGCGGATGGCACGGCTGATAACAGAGATCTTCCGTTCCAGCCCCTCGCTGCTGAGTCCTGCCCCCTTCCCGGTCACTTCCTCCACCGGTCTTTGAAGCAGCACCGACGCTACGGCGCTGCTCGTTGTCGTATTGCCGATCCCCATCTCTCCCGTAGCCAGTATGTCATACCCGAGCGCTTTCAGGCGGGATACCATATGTACGCCGACAGACACGGCCTGCCAGACCTGCTTTGGCGTCATGGCGGGCTCCTTCAGCATGTTCCTCGTCCCATACGCCACCTTCTGCTTCGGATCTGTGACAGAGGGGACATCTGTGACCATTCCGATGTCCACCGGAAACAAGTCTGCCCCCGCCACCTCGCTCATAAGCGCCACGCTGGCCGCTTTTTTTGTGAAATTATCCGCCACGATGGCCGTCACTTCCTGCCCGGTCTGCGTCACGCCTTCCTCGACCACACCGTTGTCCGCGCACATGATCACAAGTCCCTTTTTCTCCAGGGTAAAGAGGGGCTCCCGCTTCATGCCCGCGATCTTCACGATGGCATCCTCAAGCTTCCCGAGGCTGGACAGCGGCTTTGCCACAGACGTCCACCGCTTCCCGGCCGTCTCCATGCTTTTTCTGTCCGCCGGTTCTATTGCATTTTGGAGATACTCCGGTGTCAGCCTGTCCGGTATCTGTATTGTCTGCTCCATATCATCCTTCCTTTCCTGTCCACGTCCTGCAGCATGCGGCAAACCGCCGGGCGAACGAAGGATTGGAATAGAAATGCACGTGGGGAAAGCCTGCAAACAGATTTCCCTCTGCATGAACGCACTTCCACGACCGTTTCTTATCCGGCTTCACCGCCGTGCATCCGTTCCCGTTGTCCGTGCTGTCATAATAATGGAACTCATGCCCTCTTAACACCTCGCCCTGGCCGAGGAAACTCCCCGCTTTGCCGGCGGACAGCTCCATATACCCGAACCTTACGAGCCGCTCCTTCCTTCGTGCGCTTGCCTGTATCACATCCGCCATCGGGTACATACTGCCGTCGGCGCCTTCCATCTCCGTGTGAAGATACAGAAAGCCGCCGCACTCTGCCAGACATGGCAGACCGGCTTTGACCGCGCTGCTGATACTTCGGCACATATCTCTGTTGCCGGACAGCTCTGCCGCGTAAAGCTCCGGATATCCCCCTCCGAGTATGAGACCTGAGATCCCCTGTGGCAGCGACGTGTCATGCAGAGGGCTGAATTCCACAAGTTCACAGCCAAGCTCTTCTAACAGCTCCAGATTATCCTTGTAATAAAAACAGAATGCCTTATCCCTCGCCACGGCAACTTTTACAGAATGTGATGCCTGGATCCCTTCTTCCGCCTCTGCTTCACAGCCTGCTTCTTCCCCTGCTTTTCTTCCGATCTCCAGCAGCAGATCCAGGTCGACGGTCTCAGCCAGGAGCTTCCCGGCTCTGCGAAGCTGTTCCTGAATGTCCTGAACCTCCCGGGGAAGCACAAGCCCCAGGTGCCGGCTCTTTAGCCGGAACACCTCGTCTTCCGGCACATAACCGATCACCGGTACCGGAAACCCTCTCTTTGACAGCTCTTCCTCTATCATCTGCTTCATGCGCGGAAACAATCCGCCCGATATGCGGTTTAACAGAATTCCCCGGATATTGCTCTCCTCACGGAAGGTAAGGGCACCGAGAATAAGTGGAACGAGGGACAGCGCCGCCCCCTTACACGGGACTACAAGAATGGCTGGCACGTCAAGGGTCCGGGCCACCTCAAAAGAACTTGCCCGGTCGGTGTCAAGCGACATGCCGTCATAATATCCCATCACGCCCTCCAGCACCGTCACTTCTGCCTGCCGTGCATGTCTTAAAAACAACGTTCTTAAGACATCCCCGGACAGGAAAAACAAGTCCAGATTCTCTGATTCCACACCGAGCGCTTCCCGGTGGAACATCGGGTCAATATAATCCGGACCACATTTGCAGGCCGCCACTTTAAGCCCCCGCCCGGAAAATGCCGACATGAGGGCCGCCGCTATGACCGTCTTCCCGCTTCCGCTTGACAGAGCCGTTATCATAAACCTTGCGTTTTCCATCACCTCTGCCCCTTTCCGTCCGACACGACGTACACTGGATTCTGCGCCGACATCATATGATATCTTCCAAGCTTCCTGGCACGTGACGCTGCGATCTGCACGATCTCCGGATCGAAAAGAAGTCCATCCTCTGCCGCCTTCATCACTTCCCCCACCGTCTCAAGCGACGCGGCATTGATCACGATACCGGCGCCTGGGTTCTTCTTTCTCACCGCGCTCAAAATCGCCTTCAGATTGCCGGAGCTTCCCCCGACAAACACATGTGTCGGCGCCTCAAGCGCATGCACTGCATCCGGCGCTGTGCCCTCTATGATCTCGATATTATCGCACAGGAACCGCCTCCGGTTCTCTTCCAGAAGACGGACCGCCTCCGGATTCTTTTCTATGGCATACACTTTGATCTCCCCGGAGCAAAGCGCTGCCTCCACGGAGACGGAGCCTGTGCCCGCCCCGATGTCATACAGCACCGCATCTTTCGTAAGGCCAAGCTTTCCAATGCTCACAGACCGCACTTCCGACTTTGTCATCGGCACCTCTCCCCGGACAAACGCGTCGTCCGGCAGATGGACCGCCACCCTTTTATCCGGCGAAGGATTCCGCACAAATGCCACGTCAAGCCCTTCACAGTCTTCCGGCTTAAGCTCCCTTCCCGTTCTGTGTACTATGGTCTCGTCCTCATAAGAAAGCTGTCTGCCGATCCAAAATTCCACGTCCGCCAGTCCATAATATCTTATCTTTTCGCAGAGCGCTTCTGCGCACTGGGTTCCGCCGAGAAGCAGGAAGGTCTTTTCGCTGCGCGCGATCGAGTAAATATAGTTCTGGCGCCTGCCGTGGGCGCTCATAAGCGCCGCGTCTTCCCAGCTCACGCCTAGTCTGGCGGCAAGGTAGGCGACAGAAGAGACGCCAGGGATCAGTTCCGTCTCATATTCCTCCAGTTCCCCGGCCAGTGTCTTTGCCCCGCTGTAAAATCCACAGTCCCCGGACAGAGCGACTGCAATATGTCTGTACTCGCTGTGTTCCTCTATGATCTCTTTGATTCTTTCTGCCTTATAGGCATGGTACGACGGCTTCCCAAAACGGGACAACGCCTCCGTCATGCGGTCCGCGCCGATGATACAGTCACAGCGCTCAAGCGCTGCCTGCGCCTCCCCGGTGAGAGAGGCGCCAGCCCCCATGCCGATGCCGGTCAGGCTGATCTTCCGTCTGTTATCCTTATGCATTTCCTTATACATTGCGGTATCCTCTCGGCGTTACCATACTGCCGTCTATCTGTTTTGTCTGCTCGTTGCCGATATATACGGTCGTGAACATGTCCGCCTCTGTATCCTTAAGCTCCGCCAGCGTCATGACCTGCCGGGCCTCTCCATCTCTTCCGATATTCCGGACAGTTCCGCAGACTGTATCGTCTCTTTTATACTCCAGCAGTATCTCGCATGCCCGCTTCAGATGATCTTTCCGCTTCCTGCTGGACGGGTTATACAGGCAGATGACAAAGTCTGCCATGGCGGCTGCGCGGAGTCTGGCCTCTATCTTCTCCCACGGCGTGAGCAGGTCGCTTAAACTGATCACCGCAAAATCATGCATGAGCGGAGCGCCGAGTACAGCCGCGCCGCCGGTGGCCGCCGTGATCCCGGGGACTACCTTGATATTGACGTGCGGGTATGCGCCTTTTATCTCATACATGAGCCCGGCCATTCCATACACGCCGGCGTCGCCGCTGCACACAAGACTTACATCCCTGCCCTGTTCTGCCTCCTCAAACGCCATCCGGCACCGTTCTGCTTCCTGTGTCATAGGCGTTGTCAAAAATGTCTTGTCCGGATATTGCCCGCGTATGAGGTCAATATATACCGTATATCCGATGATAATGTCACAGCTCTCCAGCGCCTTGCGGGCTTCGCCTGTCATCTGTTCACCGCCGCCCGGACCGATTCCTACCACATATACACTATTCATGCTCCTGCCCTCCGGCCGCCGCTTTGCGGAATTCAGTGCCAAATGCCGGATCGTACAGTTTTGAATGCTCATAGCTGCCATCCAGCACTCTGCCGACAACGATGAGCGCTGTCTTTATGATTCCTTCCTCTTCCGCGGTCTCTGCCAGCGTCTCCACCGTACAGCGGCATACGTTCTCCTCCGGCCACGTCGCTTTATAGACAACGGCCGCCGGAGTATCCCCGTCATAACCGCCCGCCATGAGCTCCTCCTGAAGCGCAGGGAGCATGCCCGTGCTCAGGAATATGACCATCGTGGCCCCGTGCGCCGCAAAGCTTCGGATCGACTCTCCTTCCGGCACCGGGGTCCTGCCTGCCATTCTCGTGATGACGACAGACTGGGAGACGCCGGGCAGCGTATACTCTGCCTCAAGGGCCGCCGCCGCGCCGCAAAAAGAACTTACGCCCGGACACACCTCATATGGTACCCCTTTTTCCGCCAGGGCGTCCATCTGCTCCTTCACCGCCCCGTACAGACACGGATCGCCCGTGTGCAGACGCACAACTTTTTTTCCGGCCGCCGCGCCGTCTACGAGCACTTCCAGCACCTCGCCGAGCGTCATGCGGGCGCTGTTGTATACCTCGCATCCCTCCTTCTTCACATCGAGAAGCGCGGGATTGACAAGAGAACCCGCGTACACGATAATATCGGCCTCTTTCAGAAATTTCTGTCCCCTGACTGTGATCAGATCACTGGCTCCGGGACCTGCTCCTACAAATACGATCATCTGTCTCACTCCTTAATAATCATCAATGAATAATAACCTGCGTCGTCCGGGATATCCTCCACATCCTCATATATACGCTCATCGGGCATACCGCAGTTTTCCGCCATCCGCGCCTTAAGTCCTCTGTCCTTTACCGCCTGTTTTACAGCGGGCATCTTCTTCCCCGCCTTCATGAGCACCTTCGTCCCGGGAAGCCCGAGACTCTCTTCCACGCCGTAGGACGCCGGGATGATGTGGATCTCTTCCCTGTTTTCGGCAAGGCCTGTGTCCATCCTGGCGGCTGCCGCGCAGAAGGAAGGTATTCCCGGAACAAGGCATGTTCTGTACCCTTGTCTTTTCAGACGCTTGTGCACATACAGACACGTTGAATATATGCTCGGGTCACCGAGTGTGATAAACGCGATCTTTTTCCCCTGCGCCAGGATCTCTCCGGCCGCATCGGCACATTCGTCGTGGATCTTTTTCAGCTTCTCTTTTTCCTTGATCATAGGCATGGGCAGATAGAGCATTTCTTTTTCCTCCATGCCGGGTACCGAAGGGAGCGCGGTCTGATAGGCAGTGCACCTTTTCAGATATCCGCCGTGTTCCTCCCTGCGTACAGCGTCATACACCGGCCTGTCCGCCGATTTGTCCGACACTGCCACCGCGATGACCTCGCACTCCTGTATGATCCTGACTGCTTTGAGCGTAAGAAGCTCCGGATCCCCGGGCCCTACGCCTACTCCGTAAAATATCCCTTCCATCTACACAGTTCCTTTCCGTATCTGTTCCAGTATCTCTGCCGCACGTGATGTCTGTCCAAGTATCCCCTCTTCTGCGGAAAACACGATGGCGCCGGTCATCAATGTCTTTCCGGCGCGCTGCTTAAGATGGACATCGATCTGTTCCATAATGGTCTGCATGACAGGCTCCAGCATATTGCTGGCTTTCAGAATATCCACCGCCCCGGCCGTAGTCACACATTCCATCAACTGCCGCACCGTATCCCGAGATGCCCCGGCGAGGGCAGCGTGGGCGGCAAACACTTCCATCCGGCAGTCCGCCTGTCTGGAATGGGTATTCATCACACCGGCGGCTATCTTGACCAGTTTCCCGATATGCCCGACGAACAGGATCCCTTTCATGCCCATCCTGACGGCATCATCGATCGTCTCTCCGATATAGTTGCTGCATTTTACCGCAAGTCTGCCGTCATATTTCAGTGTCTCTGTCAGAAAATCACTCCCGTAATTGCCGGGCACGATGTAGCACCATTCATGACCGTTTTCTTTCAGCACTTTCATTTCGAGACAGATCGTATCCGTGAGCGCCCGCTCACTCATCGGCTCCACGATCCCGCTCGTCCCTAGCACAGAGAGCCCCCCTTCAATTCCAAGTCGGGGATTGAACGTCTTCTCTGCCAAAGCCTCCCCTTCCGGTATGGATATGATGATGTGCAGGCCAAAGGTACATCCGAACTTCCGTCTCTGCTCCTCCACCGCCTCCACGATCATACGGCGCGGCACTTTATTGATGGCGGCCGCCCCCGGCGGCTGATCGAGCCCTTTCTTCGTGACTCTTCCCACGCCTTTTCCTCCGTCCAGACTGACTGACGTCCCCGCGCGCCTTGCCACTTCCGCAAAGACGAGCACACCGTCCGTCACATCCGGGTCATCCCCGCTGTCCTTGCGGACTGCGCAGCTTACACGGTCTGCTCCCATGTCAATACACTCCACGGCCAGATAGAGTACGGCCCCTTGCGGAGTCTTAAGAGACACCTGATATACCGGCTCTTTCGACAGCAGCATGAAAGCCGACGCCTTCGCCGCAGCAGCCGCGCAACTTCCGGTCGTATAACCGGTGCGCAGCAGCTTCTGATCTTTCCATACGGTCTGTGTATTCCTGCCGTCTCCTTTCATCCGGATGCTCCTTTCTCCAGGCTACATGACAGCCTCTATGTGCTCTGCATAGATATTTCGGATCCCTTTCATCTCGCCAAGCCCTTTCACAAGCGTTCTCACCTCATAACCGGCCGCCTCAAGCTCTGTCTTCCACGAATCATCCTCCCCCGCCATGTCATTTTTGGCATGGTCTCCTGCCACTACCATGAACGGCATGAGCATGACTTTTTTCATGCCCGAGATCTCCAGTCTGGTCATCACATTGCGCAAGTCCGGGAAACCTTCCACCGTCCCTACAAGTACCTGACTGTACCCGAGGGAATGAAAGGTATACTCAAGCGTAGGATAGGCGGCATTGGCGTGATGATCCGTACCGTGCCCCATCAGGACAAGCGCCTCCCCCTCTTTTAGCTCCACTTCCGCCATCACTGCATGGATCGCCTTCTTATAATCATCCACACTTGTCAGCAGCGGTCTGCCGGCCCGGATTTTCTTAAATCTGTCTGTATATTCCATCAGGTCTTCCATCATCTTGTCATTTTCGATCCCGTTTATGATGTGGGTCGGCTGGACGATGACTTCCTCCATCCCGTCTGCCGCCATCTGCTCCATGGCGCCTTTTACCGTGAAAATATCCAGGTGCTGCGTCCTCTTTAATTTCCTCAATATCATCTGACTTGTAAACGCACGGTATACGCGGTATGTGGGAAATGCTTCTTCTATATGCCGCTCCACCTGCTCAATACTCTTTTTCAGCGCATCCATATGGCTCGTTCCAAAGCTTACCACAAGTACCGCCCTCTTCGTCTTTCCTTCCATCATCTTCCCTCCGCTATATATTGTTCCAGCTGCTCAAAATTCACAGGCGGCCTCAAGTCTTTCTCCAGAACACCCTTTTCCTCGAGACGCCAAAAAAGCCGGAGTACGGCCGGCGCCTCCTGGTTCGCAAGGGCCAGCTCCTCCCTGCTGCCGCACACCGTTACAGGGTCCGCCTGAAGCAGTACCCTCCCCTCATGCATGAGCACGATCTCATCCGCCCATTCAAGCGCATAGCCGATGTCATGTGTGGCCATCAATATGGTGATCCCCTCCATTGCCAGTCTGTCCACGATCTCGTTCATGAGCTTCGTATGCTTTGCGTCAAGCGCAGACGCAGGTTCATCGAGAATGATGACATCCGGGTGCATGACAAGAACATCCGCGATGGCCACCTGTTTTTTCTGCCCTCCGCTCAGTGCATGCGCCGGACGGTCCCGGAACGGCGTGATCTCCAGATCATCCATCACCCGCTCTATCTCACTTCGCACCTCAGCCTCCGGAAGTCCCAGATTCATAGGTCCAAAAGAGATCTCCTGGTATACGCTCGCCAAAAACAGCTGATCATCCGGGTCCTGAAATACGATCCCGACTTTGCGTCTTACATCCATCAGTCCTTTTCTGGAATAGTCCAAAGGCCTGCCTCCAATGAATATCGTCCCACTGTCCGGTTTATGGATCCCATTGCAGCACAGAAAAAATGTAGACTTTCCCGAGCCGTTGGCCCCTAAGAAAGCGACCTTTTTCCCTCTTGCGATCTTCAGGCTGACGCCGTTCAATGACGGCCGGCCGCCGTCCTCGTACGAATAATAAACATCCTTCGCTTCTACAATGATATCTTCAGCCGTCTCTTCCGCTTCTTTCCTCATACGGTTCTCCTCCATATCACAAGTGCCAGCAGTATAAGTTCAAATAATACGATGCCTGCTATTTCCGCCGGCCGCGCCGGCCTCTGTTCCTCCAGCACCCGGATCGTCCCGTCATAGCACCTTGACTCCATTGCGTCGTATAAAGCGCCGGAACGGCGGAACGCTTTGATCAAAAGCCCACAGCCCATCTGTCCGAAGGATCTCACCGATGTCCTGAGATCCCGGTTTCCAAGTCTTGCTTTCTGAGATACGAGTATGGCGGACGCAGTCTCCATCAGTACAAATATATACCGGTAGATCAGAAGCATCAGTTCTATGATCACCCTCGGGCACCGAAGCCGGTTCAATACCGACATAATGTCTGTCATCGTCGTGTTGAGCGACAGAAAGTACAGACAGGAGACCGCCGACATGGCTGTCACGATCAGGCGCACGCCAAATAGGACCGAATCCCGGCTTCCCGTGATAAAAAAGGCGCCCACCGGTACCGCATAGGCATCCAGTGGGACTTTGGAAATATTCACGATAATGGCAAGTGTACTTAAGATAACAAACGCAAGAGGAACCGCCATAAGCCGTATATAGTGCCCCGGGGCGATACCGCCCTTCCTCACGGTCAGAAAGCTGTTTACGGCAAGTACGGCCGCTGAAATTAGAAACATACGGCTGAGAATGCAGAACAACAATGACAACATGGAAAAGGCAAATTTTTCTCCCGCATTTACATACCTGAGCTTTGACTGGTAGCAAAGCTTGTCAACAACGATCATATACTGCTCCTCTCACCGGTGTCTATTCCTTCTTTGCCTCATCGCCTCTCAGCCATTTTCTGCGCTCTACAAAGCGTCCCATGAGAAAGGCGATTATGCCGACACCGATCCCCGTCTGAACACAGAAGACCAGACTCTCTATTTCACCCGGCAGTTCTCCTCCGAGCGCTGTCTCCAGCACCGGGGTGAACCACGGTGTATATTCTCCGTTGATCTCTTCCACCATCACGCTTCCCGCATCGTCTGAACCGCCGAACTCGGCTCCCTTCAGGGCAAATAACGGAATAACTGCTATCAATACCGCAGCAGCCAATAATATGATCACTGTCTTTGTA
This is a stretch of genomic DNA from [Clostridium] hylemonae DSM 15053. It encodes these proteins:
- a CDS encoding histidine phosphatase family protein, whose protein sequence is MKILMIRHFPTPGNIEKRYVGRTDEELAGEDLEIQVRTVRGRLKDHGSVEYVAASPMKRCVQTAALLFAGRAPLLFDELRECDFGLFEGHNYEELKDLPVYREWLASKGELPFPGGESHDAFKDRCVSGFSRAADCLIRKGCARAGMVVHGGTIMAVLSRFDPKQRGFYEWQPENGGGYAVTLDEDEWKQGRIVFTEIEVL
- a CDS encoding adenosylcobinamide-GDP ribazoletransferase, with product MYILESFFIAFSMYSKIPVPRVEWQEKNMKYAMCFFPAVGMVSGVFEVVSGMLLLRAGAGAFLFAVVMTLLPVLVTGGIHMDGFMDTLDALGSYGDREKKLAILKDPHTGAFAILGLCCYLLWSVAVWTEAEADMLPVIGCGYVISRALSGLSVVTFKAARDTGLASTFQAAAVRKRVRIVMIVLILMFSVLSLVLDEKMGAASVLAGLLSFLYYRSVCDRQFGGITGDLAGYFLQVCELAMLTCIVLAGRIL
- the cobT gene encoding nicotinate-nucleotide--dimethylbenzimidazole phosphoribosyltransferase, encoding MEQTIQIPDRLTPEYLQNAIEPADRKSMETAGKRWTSVAKPLSSLGKLEDAIVKIAGMKREPLFTLEKKGLVIMCADNGVVEEGVTQTGQEVTAIVADNFTKKAASVALMSEVAGADLFPVDIGMVTDVPSVTDPKQKVAYGTRNMLKEPAMTPKQVWQAVSVGVHMVSRLKALGYDILATGEMGIGNTTTSSAVASVLLQRPVEEVTGKGAGLSSEGLERKISVISRAIRLHGPDRKDVTDVLSKVGGLDIAGLTGVYLGGALLHVPVVVDGFISAVAALCAVRLVPEAADYILASHVSKEPAGKMLLDALHLSPFLTCDMSLGEGSGAVAVLPLLDMGLSVYSRMSTFEEINVEQYERLK
- a CDS encoding cobyrinate a,c-diamide synthase, which gives rise to MENARFMITALSSGSGKTVIAAALMSAFSGRGLKVAACKCGPDYIDPMFHREALGVESENLDLFFLSGDVLRTLFLRHARQAEVTVLEGVMGYYDGMSLDTDRASSFEVARTLDVPAILVVPCKGAALSLVPLILGALTFREESNIRGILLNRISGGLFPRMKQMIEEELSKRGFPVPVIGYVPEDEVFRLKSRHLGLVLPREVQDIQEQLRRAGKLLAETVDLDLLLEIGRKAGEEAGCEAEAEEGIQASHSVKVAVARDKAFCFYYKDNLELLEELGCELVEFSPLHDTSLPQGISGLILGGGYPELYAAELSGNRDMCRSISSAVKAGLPCLAECGGFLYLHTEMEGADGSMYPMADVIQASARRKERLVRFGYMELSAGKAGSFLGQGEVLRGHEFHYYDSTDNGNGCTAVKPDKKRSWKCVHAEGNLFAGFPHVHFYSNPSFARRFAACCRTWTGKEG
- the cbiE gene encoding precorrin-6y C5,15-methyltransferase (decarboxylating) subunit CbiE; protein product: MYKEMHKDNRRKISLTGIGMGAGASLTGEAQAALERCDCIIGADRMTEALSRFGKPSYHAYKAERIKEIIEEHSEYRHIAVALSGDCGFYSGAKTLAGELEEYETELIPGVSSVAYLAARLGVSWEDAALMSAHGRRQNYIYSIARSEKTFLLLGGTQCAEALCEKIRYYGLADVEFWIGRQLSYEDETIVHRTGRELKPEDCEGLDVAFVRNPSPDKRVAVHLPDDAFVRGEVPMTKSEVRSVSIGKLGLTKDAVLYDIGAGTGSVSVEAALCSGEIKVYAIEKNPEAVRLLEENRRRFLCDNIEIIEGTAPDAVHALEAPTHVFVGGSSGNLKAILSAVRKKNPGAGIVINAASLETVGEVMKAAEDGLLFDPEIVQIAASRARKLGRYHMMSAQNPVYVVSDGKGQR
- the cobJ gene encoding precorrin-3B C(17)-methyltransferase produces the protein MNSVYVVGIGPGGGEQMTGEARKALESCDIIIGYTVYIDLIRGQYPDKTFLTTPMTQEAERCRMAFEEAEQGRDVSLVCSGDAGVYGMAGLMYEIKGAYPHVNIKVVPGITAATGGAAVLGAPLMHDFAVISLSDLLTPWEKIEARLRAAAMADFVICLYNPSSRKRKDHLKRACEILLEYKRDDTVCGTVRNIGRDGEARQVMTLAELKDTEADMFTTVYIGNEQTKQIDGSMVTPRGYRNV
- the cobM gene encoding precorrin-4 C(11)-methyltransferase, whose product is MIVFVGAGPGASDLITVRGQKFLKEADIIVYAGSLVNPALLDVKKEGCEVYNSARMTLGEVLEVLVDGAAAGKKVVRLHTGDPCLYGAVKEQMDALAEKGVPYEVCPGVSSFCGAAAALEAEYTLPGVSQSVVITRMAGRTPVPEGESIRSFAAHGATMVIFLSTGMLPALQEELMAGGYDGDTPAAVVYKATWPEENVCRCTVETLAETAEEEGIIKTALIVVGRVLDGSYEHSKLYDPAFGTEFRKAAAGGQEHE
- the cobI gene encoding precorrin-2 C(20)-methyltransferase yields the protein MEGIFYGVGVGPGDPELLTLKAVRIIQECEVIAVAVSDKSADRPVYDAVRREEHGGYLKRCTAYQTALPSVPGMEEKEMLYLPMPMIKEKEKLKKIHDECADAAGEILAQGKKIAFITLGDPSIYSTCLYVHKRLKRQGYRTCLVPGIPSFCAAAARMDTGLAENREEIHIIPASYGVEESLGLPGTKVLMKAGKKMPAVKQAVKDRGLKARMAENCGMPDERIYEDVEDIPDDAGYYSLMIIKE
- the cbiD gene encoding cobalt-precorrin-5B (C(1))-methyltransferase CbiD gives rise to the protein MKGDGRNTQTVWKDQKLLRTGYTTGSCAAAAAKASAFMLLSKEPVYQVSLKTPQGAVLYLAVECIDMGADRVSCAVRKDSGDDPDVTDGVLVFAEVARRAGTSVSLDGGKGVGRVTKKGLDQPPGAAAINKVPRRMIVEAVEEQRRKFGCTFGLHIIISIPEGEALAEKTFNPRLGIEGGLSVLGTSGIVEPMSERALTDTICLEMKVLKENGHEWCYIVPGNYGSDFLTETLKYDGRLAVKCSNYIGETIDDAVRMGMKGILFVGHIGKLVKIAAGVMNTHSRQADCRMEVFAAHAALAGASRDTVRQLMECVTTAGAVDILKASNMLEPVMQTIMEQIDVHLKQRAGKTLMTGAIVFSAEEGILGQTSRAAEILEQIRKGTV
- a CDS encoding sirohydrochlorin cobaltochelatase — encoded protein: MMEGKTKRAVLVVSFGTSHMDALKKSIEQVERHIEEAFPTYRVYRAFTSQMILRKLKRTQHLDIFTVKGAMEQMAADGMEEVIVQPTHIINGIENDKMMEDLMEYTDRFKKIRAGRPLLTSVDDYKKAIHAVMAEVELKEGEALVLMGHGTDHHANAAYPTLEYTFHSLGYSQVLVGTVEGFPDLRNVMTRLEISGMKKVMLMPFMVVAGDHAKNDMAGEDDSWKTELEAAGYEVRTLVKGLGEMKGIRNIYAEHIEAVM
- a CDS encoding energy-coupling factor ABC transporter ATP-binding protein; the encoded protein is MRKEAEETAEDIIVEAKDVYYSYEDGGRPSLNGVSLKIARGKKVAFLGANGSGKSTFFLCCNGIHKPDSGTIFIGGRPLDYSRKGLMDVRRKVGIVFQDPDDQLFLASVYQEISFGPMNLGLPEAEVRSEIERVMDDLEITPFRDRPAHALSGGQKKQVAIADVLVMHPDVIILDEPASALDAKHTKLMNEIVDRLAMEGITILMATHDIGYALEWADEIVLMHEGRVLLQADPVTVCGSREELALANQEAPAVLRLFWRLEEKGVLEKDLRPPVNFEQLEQYIAEGR